A part of Hippea maritima DSM 10411 genomic DNA contains:
- a CDS encoding TRAP transporter permease, translated as MDQKSKQEELIEAEAGSSVRLRNPDSLGFLGLLVKIASVFLALFALWYNSFGVISELHQNAIFFSIIGFIGFILYPLSKKKAKQTLKIDVVLAFLVLISGLYIVFFENTIHARNEVLILRDIIIGSIAIILLIELSRRAAGLVIPLLAILFSSYALFLGKYMPPGMFSFRGIFYSTYVYRMYFTNDGIFGYIATIASTYVYLFILFAAFFLKSGAGDFIIDMAKALLGKTVGGPAKVAVLASGLMGSITGSSVANVVGTGSITIPLMKRIGFAPEFAGGVETAASVGGQMMPPIMGAGAFIMAQWTQIPYTTIIGKAFIPAVMYYLGVLLNVHIRAVKSNLKPLDDTEIPSVKEVFKKGWHFLIPLVVLVYLLVSGYTPTYAAIISIVAVVVSSWIRKNSRMGPKEIIDAMILGTRNMVGTGILLLVAGIIVGIITLTGLGISLSIIVTSITSNSIFLLYLFTALAALFLGMGLPVTASYIVLAILIAPAFKMLGVGILAANMVVFWLAETANVTPPIALAAFAASGIAGSKPVPTAIEGFKLAKGLLLIPILFLYTNLLAGLNGNVIVPAVSGLFGLFGFTVFLEGYWGKHLNIFERLLFLIFGLLAYYPSIETDAVGVLGEILLFGYYYLKGKKAKA; from the coding sequence ATGGATCAGAAAAGTAAACAGGAAGAGCTTATAGAGGCTGAAGCTGGTTCATCCGTTCGCCTAAGAAACCCGGATAGTCTGGGTTTCTTAGGTCTCCTTGTTAAAATAGCAAGTGTATTTTTGGCGCTTTTTGCTCTTTGGTATAATAGTTTTGGTGTAATTTCGGAACTCCATCAAAACGCCATATTCTTTTCCATTATCGGTTTTATTGGCTTTATTTTGTATCCGCTTTCCAAAAAGAAGGCTAAACAAACACTAAAAATCGATGTGGTCTTAGCGTTTTTGGTGCTTATTAGTGGTCTTTATATCGTCTTCTTTGAGAATACAATACATGCAAGGAATGAGGTTTTAATTCTAAGGGATATAATCATTGGCAGTATAGCGATTATTCTATTGATTGAGTTATCAAGAAGAGCAGCAGGTCTTGTCATTCCGCTTCTTGCGATTTTGTTTTCTTCCTATGCCCTGTTTTTGGGCAAATACATGCCACCTGGTATGTTTAGCTTTAGAGGTATTTTCTATTCGACTTATGTGTATAGGATGTATTTTACAAACGACGGTATATTTGGCTATATTGCAACGATTGCCTCAACCTATGTCTATCTGTTTATCCTTTTTGCTGCCTTCTTTTTGAAAAGTGGAGCAGGTGATTTTATCATCGATATGGCCAAAGCTTTGCTTGGAAAAACTGTTGGTGGGCCTGCTAAGGTGGCCGTTTTAGCAAGTGGCCTTATGGGCTCCATTACTGGCAGTTCAGTGGCGAATGTAGTTGGAACAGGCTCCATTACTATACCTTTAATGAAGCGTATTGGCTTTGCACCTGAGTTTGCAGGTGGTGTTGAAACAGCGGCTTCGGTCGGAGGTCAGATGATGCCTCCGATTATGGGTGCAGGTGCATTTATCATGGCTCAATGGACACAAATCCCATACACTACCATTATAGGTAAGGCCTTCATACCCGCTGTTATGTATTATTTAGGAGTTCTTTTGAATGTTCATATCAGGGCTGTAAAAAGCAACCTGAAACCGTTAGATGATACAGAGATTCCATCCGTTAAAGAAGTATTTAAAAAGGGTTGGCATTTCTTAATTCCCCTTGTTGTGCTTGTGTATTTACTTGTTAGTGGCTATACACCTACCTATGCTGCAATAATAAGCATCGTTGCAGTGGTTGTCTCCAGTTGGATTAGAAAAAACTCAAGAATGGGTCCAAAGGAGATCATAGACGCAATGATACTGGGCACAAGGAATATGGTTGGAACGGGTATTCTGCTTTTGGTGGCTGGAATAATTGTGGGTATAATAACACTTACAGGTTTGGGTATATCACTGTCTATCATAGTAACCTCGATAACATCGAACAGCATCTTTTTACTCTATCTCTTTACAGCGTTGGCTGCGCTATTTTTAGGTATGGGTCTGCCTGTTACGGCATCATACATAGTGCTTGCCATACTGATTGCGCCTGCATTTAAGATGTTGGGTGTGGGTATTTTGGCTGCCAATATGGTTGTGTTCTGGCTTGCAGAAACAGCCAATGTTACACCACCTATTGCTTTGGCTGCTTTCGCTGCAAGCGGTATAGCAGGCTCAAAGCCGGTACCTACGGCAATTGAAGGATTCAAGCTTGCAAAGGGGTTATTGCTTATACCAATCCTGTTTTTATACACAAACCTCCTTGCAGGCTTGAATGGCAATGTTATAGTGCCTGCTGTAAGTGGTTTATTTGGTCTGTTTGGATTTACAGTGTTTTTGGAGGGTTATTGGGGTAAGCATCTCAACATTTTTGAGAGGCTTCTGTTTTTGATTTTTGGTTTGCTTGCTTACTATCCTTCAATAGAAACAGATGCTGTGGGTGTCTTAGGGGAGATTTTACTGTTTGGCTATTACTATCTAAAGGGCAAAAAGGCCAAAGCTTAA
- a CDS encoding TAXI family TRAP transporter solute-binding subunit encodes MGRRLVVFLSVLAFLVVSFGLPPSVFAKKYKNYIIATATPGGTYYPVGVAIATLINVKLAKKGITATAITSAGSGENVQLLKNKEADFAILQGLFGSMAYNGKGLYRNKPQRFFYSVTALWPNVEHFSLLKKYVKTGNIMDLKGLHQRFSIGKRGSGTEGSGRTILGALGIDVGKDVYPVYLGYNPSIDAMINGRIAGANTPAGPPVAAITRLFAKMGSKKVAILNFTDEQLKKIDSTYDVWYRYIIKPGTYPGQKKPIYTIAQPNFLAVRKGVPQEDVYLIVKTIYENLPFLHNIHKATYYLGLDNAINGLPVPLAPGAAKYYKEKGVKIPAKLIAK; translated from the coding sequence ATGGGCAGACGGTTGGTTGTGTTTTTGAGTGTTTTGGCTTTTTTGGTAGTTAGTTTTGGTTTGCCACCTTCGGTATTTGCTAAAAAGTATAAGAACTACATTATAGCCACGGCAACACCTGGCGGCACCTATTATCCTGTGGGTGTGGCCATTGCTACATTGATCAATGTTAAGCTTGCAAAGAAGGGCATTACGGCAACGGCTATTACATCTGCAGGCAGCGGTGAGAATGTGCAGCTTCTTAAGAATAAGGAAGCAGACTTTGCGATCCTGCAGGGTTTGTTTGGCTCTATGGCTTACAACGGTAAGGGGCTTTATAGAAACAAACCTCAAAGGTTCTTCTATTCCGTCACAGCTCTATGGCCCAATGTTGAGCATTTCTCACTGCTTAAAAAGTATGTCAAAACCGGAAATATCATGGATCTTAAAGGATTGCACCAGAGGTTCTCTATCGGCAAGAGGGGTTCAGGTACAGAGGGCTCAGGAAGAACGATACTTGGGGCTTTGGGTATAGATGTGGGTAAGGATGTATACCCTGTTTATCTGGGGTATAATCCAAGTATAGATGCTATGATAAACGGAAGGATAGCAGGTGCAAACACGCCAGCTGGACCCCCGGTTGCAGCAATTACGAGGCTTTTTGCTAAGATGGGCTCCAAAAAGGTTGCCATACTGAATTTTACAGACGAGCAGCTTAAAAAGATAGATTCCACATACGATGTCTGGTACAGATATATTATAAAACCTGGAACATATCCAGGTCAGAAGAAGCCTATTTATACTATAGCTCAGCCCAACTTTTTAGCAGTCAGAAAAGGCGTTCCCCAGGAAGATGTATATCTGATAGTTAAAACCATCTATGAGAATTTGCCATTCTTGCACAACATACACAAGGCCACATATTATTTGGGTCTGGATAACGCTATTAATGGGCTACCCGTTCCTTTGGCACCAGGCGCTGCTAAGTATTACAAAGAGAAGGGTGTAAAGATTCCCGCTAAATTAATAGCAAAGTAA